From the genome of Ananas comosus cultivar F153 linkage group 18, ASM154086v1, whole genome shotgun sequence, one region includes:
- the LOC109723695 gene encoding transcription termination factor MTEF1, chloroplastic-like isoform X1 produces MEEILSFPLCPSSPIPKLPSRSQNSPRRRPPRPRFPAARAKLHAPVPPIAPIPKVHPSLPKIPLSSSSSSSSSSEEKLLFLDSLGVDLASGAAAAAVARAPIGEMRAAAAALVELGLGPGELRRSAGMCPEILAAAPETIAAAAAFLRREAGVPAAALPRVIRRRPRLLVSSVPGRLRPTLYFLQTLGISPISRHATLLSCSVEEKLLPRLEFLESAGFSRKEARAMARRFPQLMCYSIEGNLRPKLGFLLDAMGRSPVELREFPHYFSFGLDGRIRPRHIACEERGVRLPLPAMLRPGDERFRARLDVCVGSSPPMRSSPLWQQSLEQVYGDHDNSLLCLERGKWRFSTSDSLLLA; encoded by the exons ATGGAGGAAATATTGTCATTCCCATTATGCCCCTCCTCCCCCATTCCCAAATTACCCTCCCGTTCCCAAAATagtcctcgtcgtcgtcctcctcgccCCCGCTTCCCAGCCGCGAGGGCGAAGCTCCACGCCCCCGTTCCCCCAATCGCCCCAATTCCCAAAGTACACCCCTCTCTTCCCAAAAtacccctctcctcctcctcctcctcctcctcctcctccgaggAGAAGCTCCTCTTCCTCGACTCCCTCGGCGTCGACCTcgcctccggcgccgccgcggcggcggtggcgcgcgCGCCGATCGGGGAGatgcgggcggcggcggcggcgctggtgGAGCTGGGGCTGGGGCCCGGCGAGCTCCGCCGCAGCGCCGGGATGTGCCCGGAGATCCtcgcggcggcgccggagacgatcgccgccgccgccgcgttcCTCCGCCGCGAGGCCGGCGTCCCCGCCGCCGCGCTCCCCCGCGTGATCCGGCGGCGCCCGCGCCTCCTCGTCTCCTCCGTCCCCGGGCGGCTCCGCCCCACACTCTACTTCCTCCAAACCCTAG GTATCTCGCCGATCTCTCGCCACGCAACCCTGCTATCCTGCAGCGTAGAGGAGAAGCTCCTCCCGCGGCTCGAGTTCTTGGAGTCTGCCGGTTTCTCTCGCAAGGAGGCGCGAGCGATGGCGCGGCGGTTCCCGCAGCTGATGTGCTACAGCATCGAGGGTAATCTGCGGCCGAAGCTGGGGTTCTTGCTCGACGCGATGGGCCGGAGCCCCGTGGAGCTCCGCGAGTTCCCGCACTACTTCTCGTTCGGCCTCGATGGCCGGATCCGGCCGAGGCACATCGCATGCGAAGAGAGAGGCGTGCGGTTGCCGCTCCCCGCGATGCTCCGCCCTGGGGACGAGCGGTTTAGGGCACGGCTCGACGTCTGCGTCGGGTCCTCGCCGCCGATGAGGTCCTCGCCACTTTGGCAGCAGAGTTTGGAGCAAGTTTATGGTGATCATGATAATAGTTTGTTGTGTTTAGAGAGGGGGAAATGGAGGTTTAGTACATCTGATTCTCTTTTACTAGCTTGA
- the LOC109723695 gene encoding transcription termination factor MTERF2, chloroplastic-like isoform X2 has product MEEILSFPLCPSSPIPKLPSRSQNSPRRRPPRPRFPAARAKLHAPVPPIAPIPKVHPSLPKIPLSSSSSSSSSSEEKLLFLDSLGVDLASGAALPRVIRRRPRLLVSSVPGRLRPTLYFLQTLGISPISRHATLLSCSVEEKLLPRLEFLESAGFSRKEARAMARRFPQLMCYSIEGNLRPKLGFLLDAMGRSPVELREFPHYFSFGLDGRIRPRHIACEERGVRLPLPAMLRPGDERFRARLDVCVGSSPPMRSSPLWQQSLEQVYGDHDNSLLCLERGKWRFSTSDSLLLA; this is encoded by the exons ATGGAGGAAATATTGTCATTCCCATTATGCCCCTCCTCCCCCATTCCCAAATTACCCTCCCGTTCCCAAAATagtcctcgtcgtcgtcctcctcgccCCCGCTTCCCAGCCGCGAGGGCGAAGCTCCACGCCCCCGTTCCCCCAATCGCCCCAATTCCCAAAGTACACCCCTCTCTTCCCAAAAtacccctctcctcctcctcctcctcctcctcctcctccgaggAGAAGCTCCTCTTCCTCGACTCCCTCGGCGTCGACCTcgcctccgg CGCCGCGCTCCCCCGCGTGATCCGGCGGCGCCCGCGCCTCCTCGTCTCCTCCGTCCCCGGGCGGCTCCGCCCCACACTCTACTTCCTCCAAACCCTAG GTATCTCGCCGATCTCTCGCCACGCAACCCTGCTATCCTGCAGCGTAGAGGAGAAGCTCCTCCCGCGGCTCGAGTTCTTGGAGTCTGCCGGTTTCTCTCGCAAGGAGGCGCGAGCGATGGCGCGGCGGTTCCCGCAGCTGATGTGCTACAGCATCGAGGGTAATCTGCGGCCGAAGCTGGGGTTCTTGCTCGACGCGATGGGCCGGAGCCCCGTGGAGCTCCGCGAGTTCCCGCACTACTTCTCGTTCGGCCTCGATGGCCGGATCCGGCCGAGGCACATCGCATGCGAAGAGAGAGGCGTGCGGTTGCCGCTCCCCGCGATGCTCCGCCCTGGGGACGAGCGGTTTAGGGCACGGCTCGACGTCTGCGTCGGGTCCTCGCCGCCGATGAGGTCCTCGCCACTTTGGCAGCAGAGTTTGGAGCAAGTTTATGGTGATCATGATAATAGTTTGTTGTGTTTAGAGAGGGGGAAATGGAGGTTTAGTACATCTGATTCTCTTTTACTAGCTTGA